The genomic stretch ATCATTTTTTCCTGAATAAATACAGCAAGAATGTGAGCACGAGACTCAGCACCAAGGAGGTAGCCAATGGAAAATAAAAAGTGAAATTTCCTTTGCGAATAACAAAATCACCCGGCAGCTTGCCCAACCAGGGAAGAGATTTGGCATTCGTGAGCACAAAACCAATGATGGCAAGCACGATGCCGGCGATCATCAAAAGCCGTCCGACTTCTTGCATATTCTTTTTTAAAAATAGTTCGGGTAATTTTTTATGGCGAATGATGTAAAAAAAGCCAATAAAATCAGGGTTAAAATAACATTTCACTCTGCGCGGCAAAGTTGAAAAAGATTTTACACTTGACTTTTGTATCGAATCTACTAGATTAGCCGTTGTTCAAATGAGAGAAAATTAAAGTCGAATGTGTTGCGAAATTGAATATCCCTGCGTTCCGTAGTGTGGGTAACAATCAAAGAGCCAACACCTTCAAGTAGGGAACTTAGCTCTCTCTCGTGTATTACATGCCTCATCCTGCTTCGGCGGGATCCCGTGGACGTAAAAAACGAGAAGGCGGCACCCACCGTGTGCAACCACGGTTCTTTGAAGGCCCATATGATCGGAAGCAGGGATTTTTTATTTCGATCCCTGCCGTAAGAGTTGTAAACCTTCCTCCTGCGACTTCACCACCGGCATCAATGTTTCGAGTTTCATCCGGCTGAAAATCTCCATCATGACCGGCAGCAAATTGCAAATCACCAATCCGCGTTTCTGCTTTTGCAGTTGATCGTATACCGCGATCAGCACGCCGAGTCCGGCGCTGTTCATGACGCTGACTTTCCCGAGATCGATCAAGACGCCGCCGCTGGCCGACGCCAGCGCGTCATGCAATTCCGCTCGAAATTTTTCCACCACTTGCAAGTATATCCGCCGCGGCAAAACCTCGATGACGATGAGGTCGCCTTCGTGGCGTAAAGCAATGGTCGAGTAGCTTGACATATTTACTCCTGCTCCTTGAGGTGGATAACCGCAACGCCTGCTCGGCGATCACATGATGCAACGATTGATACACTCTAAAAAAATCCTGCACTCTTCTTGCCATCTTTAAGGGGGCGCTTGCGGGATTCAATGCGCGGCGCCGAGTTGGCGATCCAGTGAACGATATTGAATGGCTTCGCTGACGAATTGCGGCATGATGTCTTCGCATCCTTCGAGGTCGGCGATGGTGCGCGCAACTTTCAGAATGCGATCATAGGCGCGCGCCGAAAGCCCCAATTTGGTGATCGCCATTTTCAGCAAGGCTTCGCCCTGCTCATCGAC from Cytophagia bacterium CHB2 encodes the following:
- a CDS encoding DUF2905 domain-containing protein; translated protein: MQEVGRLLMIAGIVLAIIGFVLTNAKSLPWLGKLPGDFVIRKGNFTFYFPLATSLVLSLVLTFLLYLFRKK
- a CDS encoding STAS domain-containing protein, giving the protein MSSYSTIALRHEGDLIVIEVLPRRIYLQVVEKFRAELHDALASASGGVLIDLGKVSVMNSAGLGVLIAVYDQLQKQKRGLVICNLLPVMMEIFSRMKLETLMPVVKSQEEGLQLLRQGSK